Proteins co-encoded in one Malus domestica chromosome 09, GDT2T_hap1 genomic window:
- the LOC103443996 gene encoding uncharacterized protein: MVQLMSPRKVTVKLDGDESCGTRRGASHKRLKLDSSPQMPGDVDAWVCHPLDEPSPLGLQLKKSPSFLDLIQMKLSQEKSDKLATLGKRSHKGAAASGASDKLKAMNFPASLLRIGTWEYKSRYEGDLVAKCYFAKHKLVWEVLDGSLKNKMEIQWSDVLAIKANYPDDGPGTLDVVLARPPLFFRETNPQPRKHTLWQATSDFTAGQATLNRRHFLQCPQGLLFGKHFEKLVQCDPRLNFLSQQPEIVLESPFFDARATVTGGPDDEYRHRFGTKNEEGSAIFGLQESASPSGAHSSPSKNEQDFSGRAPQNYSQEISSPGTAMDTAGTSKTLSKFNQIKVPGLPSSMSVSDFVSHIGNCISGKEQPSTDMLEEITQYLFSDSQITLPSDEQSLMTRVNSLCCLLQKDPSTELNLQVRSDEWLNGSDDRKAAETNSAFASARESKPVQGFPVPKGEPNDDSADKQELTMRRRDSFGELLLNIPRIASLPQFLFNWS, translated from the exons ATGGTTCAGCTAATGAGTCCGCGAAAGGTGACGGTGAAGTTGGACGGCGATGAGTCGTGTGGCACCCGACGCGGTGCGAGTCACAAACGGCTCAAACTCGACTCGTCTCCGCAG ATGCCGGGCGATGTGGATGCGTGGGTGTGCCATCCGCTGGATGAGCCGAGCCCGCTCGGTTTGCAGCTCAAAAAAAGTCCATCTTTTCTGGATTTGATCCAGATGAAGCTGTCTCAAGAAAAATCTGATAAATTGGCAACCCTAGGCAAGAGAAGTCACAAGGGAGCTGCTGCTTCCGGTGCATCAGACAAGCTCAAGGCTATGAACTTTCCGGCTTCCCTTCTAAGGATTGGGACTTGGGAG TATAAGTCAAGATACGAAGGAGATTTGGTGGCGAAATGTTATTTTGCCAAGCATAAACTTGTATGGGAAGTGCTTGATGGTAGTCTTAAGAACAAGATGGAAATTCAGTGGTCAGATGTTTTGGCTATCAAGGCAAACTACCCGGATGATGGACCAGGGACTTTGGATGTAGTG CTTGCCAGACCGCCTCTTTTCTTTAGGGAGACCAATCCGCAACCTAGGAAGCATACCTTGTGGCAGGCAACATCTGATTTTACTGCTGGACAAGCCACTTTGAACAG GCGGCATTTTCTGCAGTGCCCACAAGGGTTGCTCTTTGGCAAGCATTTCGAAAAGCTTGTTCAATGTGATCCTCGTCTCAACTTTTTAAGCCAGCAGCCAGAAATTGTGTTAGAATCTCCTTTCTTTGATGCTAGAGCTACCGTAACAGGTGGCCCTGATGATGAATATAGACATCGGTTTGGTACAAAGAATGAAGAGGGGTCTGCGATATTTGGTTTGCAGGAATCAGCATCACCTTCTGGAGCTCATTCGTCGCCATCTAAAAATGAACAAGATTTTAGTGGTAGAGCTCCTCAAAATTATTCCCAGGAAATTTCTTCACCTGGTACAG CGATGGACACTGCTGGAACCTCAAAGACGCTCAGCAAGTTCAATCAAATAAAAGTTCCTGGACTTCCTTCGTCAATGTCAGTGAGTGACTTCGTAAGCCACATTGGAAATTGCATTTCCGGAAAGGAACAACCCAGCACAGACATGTTGGAGGAGATTACGCAGTACTTGTTCAGTGACTCCCAAATCACGTTACCCTCTGATGAGCAGTCCCTCATGACGAGGGTCAATTCCCTTTGCTGCCTTTTGCAAAAGGATCCTTCTACAGAACTAAACTTGCAAGTCAGAAGCGATGAGTGGTTGAATGGAAGTGATGATCGGAAAGCAGCGGAAACCAACTCCGCTTTTGCATCAGCTCGTGAGAGTAAGCCTGTACAAGGTTTTCCTGTacccaagggtgagcccaacGATGATTCTGCTGACAAGCAGGAACTGACCATGCGGAGAAGGGATTCATTTGGGGAACTGCTTCTTAATATTCCCAGGATAGCATCTCTTCCTCAGTTTCTTTTTAACTGGTCATAA
- the LOC103443997 gene encoding protein HEADING DATE REPRESSOR 1-like: MEKENIYGLDDDHVGKKMKGSDGGLEGFALVSSTRIDWKPRRRSLISSASGRNIDKVTEDIASDSPDKQEASITKEEMQDVTTAAELSERRKALFEPLEPITNINGKRPSAESLLPPPDFDATTYPKGWLIGKKRKLVNVDVVEKMRRIAVHEMNRKDREIDGLNEQLEEDARCLEHLQLQLLQERSKRADMERENAMLQDQITMLMNMLQDDPVDDEGSDEP; this comes from the exons ATGGAGAAGGAGAATATTTATGGTTTAGATGATGATCAtgtggggaagaagatgaagggcAGTGATGGGGGTTTGGAAGGATTTGCTTTGGTTTCTTCCACAAGGATTGATTGGAAACCCAGAAGGAGATCACTAATATCATCAG CTAGCGGGAGGAATATAGACAAGGTAACAGAAGACATTGCTAGTGATAGTCCCGACAAACAGGAAGCGTCCATCACCAAAGAGGAAATGCAGGACGTAACTACTGCCGCTGAGCTCTCTGAACGTCGAAAGGCCCTTTTTGAACCCTTAGAACCTATAACAAATATCAATGGCAAACGTCCGTCAGCTGAATCCTTACTTCCTCCACCGGACTTTGATGCCACAACCTATCCCAAAGGGTGGCTGATTGGGAAAAAGAGGAAACTAGTTAACGTTGATGTTGTTGAGAAGATGCGGAGGATTGCTGTTCATGAAATGAACAGAAAG GATAGGGAGATCGACGGGCTAAACGAGCAGTTGGAAGAGGATGCCAGGTGCCTAGAGCACCTGCAACTCCAACTCCTCCAAGAGCGAAGCAAACGTGCAGACATGGAGAGAGAGAACGCAATGCTGCAAGACCAGATAACAATGCTCATGAACATGTTGCAAGACGACCCCGTGGATGACGAAGGCTCCGACGAGCCATAG